In one Aphelocoma coerulescens isolate FSJ_1873_10779 chromosome 20, UR_Acoe_1.0, whole genome shotgun sequence genomic region, the following are encoded:
- the TGM2 gene encoding protein-glutamine gamma-glutamyltransferase 2, protein MAEELVLETWDLHCDRNGQEHRTADMGCKVLVVRRGQPFTITLRFSGRGYEEGVDKLAFNVATGPCPNETSGTSFHFAMTDCPEESCWSAVIQQQDGESLSVSLCSPPNACIGRYSMTLETRTDYQGSSFQIGDFVLLFNPWHPEDTVFMRDENERREYVLSQHGLIYQGTCDYIFSIPWNFGQFEDEILDICLNMLDINPKHLRDQNRDCSRRNDPVYIGRVVSAMVNCNDEDRGVLFGRWDNRYEDGMSPMAWIGSVDILKRWKKFGCQPVKYGQCWVFAAVACTVMRCLGVPSRVVTNYNSAHDTNANLTIDRYVNEKGEQERSSWDKIWNFHCWVESWMTRPDLAAGYDGWQALDPTPQEKSEGVYCCGPAPVKAIKEGDMQLKYDIPFIFAEVNADVVYWVVQGDGMEKQSIRSSDVGKYISTKSVGRDSREDITHNYKYPEGSEEERAVFEKAEHQKKSIGEEDEGLHLRIKVSEGANKGSDFDVFAVVSNNTDEERVCRVMLCARATSHNGTVGPLCGLTDPADIDVEPRAEKRVPLRILYEEYRDKLTQDNLIKVVALLNDHQTGDILMAVRDIYVENPKIKIRILGEPMQNRKLVAEISLVNPLAVPLNGCVFVVEGTGLTDGHFVKELEEPLEPQAEAKFRMDLMPRLSGLQKLMVDFESDQLTGVKGYRNVIIAPQPM, encoded by the exons ATGGCCGAAG AGCTGGTACTGGAGACATGGGACCTGCACTGCGACCGCAACGGGCAGGAGCACCGGACGGCGGACATGGGCTGCAAGGTGCTGGTGGTGCGGCGGGGACAGCCCTTCACCATCACCCTGCGCTTCTCGGGCCGCGGCTACGAGGAGGGCGTGGACAAACTCGCCTTCAACGTCGCGACGG GGCCCTGCCCCAATGAGACATCAGGAACCAGCTTCCACTTTGCCATGACTGACTGCCCGGAGGAATCGTGCTGGAGCGCCGTGATCCAGCAGCAGGACGGGGAGTCCCTTTCtgtctccctctgctccccacccAACGCCTGCATCGGCCGCTACAGCATGACCCTGGAGACCCGCACTGACTACCAGGGCTCCAGCTTCCAAATTGGGGACTTCGTCCTGCTCTTCAACCCCTGGCACCCAG AGGACACAGTTTTCATGCGTGACGAGAACGAGCGACGTGAGTATGTCCTGTCCCAGCACGGGCTTATCTACCAGGGTACCTGTGATTACATCTTCTCCATCCCGTGGAACTTCGGCCAG TTCGAGGATGAGATCTTAGACATCTGCCTCAACATGCTGGACATAAACCCCAAACACCTGAGGGACCAGAACCGCGATTGCTCCCGCCGCAATGACCCCGTGTACATCGGCAGGGTGGTGAGCGCCATG GTAAACTGTAATGACGAGGACCGGGGGGTGCTGTTTGGGCGGTGGGACAACCGCTACGAGGATGGGATGAGCCCCATGGCCTGGATTGGGAGTGTGGATATTCTCAAGAGGTGGAAGAAATTTGGGTGCCAGCCAGTCAAGTATGGCCAGTGCTGGGTCTTTGCTGCTGTGGCGTGCACTG TCATGCGGTGCCTGGGAGTCCCCAGCCGGGTGGTGACCAACTACAACTCAGCCCATGACACAAATGCCAACCTGACCATTGACCGCTACGTCAACGAGaagggggagcaggagagatCATCCTGGGACAAGATCTG GAACTTCCACTGCTGGGTGGAGTCATGGATGACCCGTCCAGACTTGGCAGCTGGCTATGATGGGTGGCAGGCGCTGGACCCGACGCCCCAGGAGAAGAGTGAAG GAGTTTACTGCTGCGGGCCAGCCCCCGTCAAAGCCATCAAAGAGGGAGACATGCAGCTCAAGTACGACATCCCCTTCATCTTTGCGGAGGTGAACGCCGACGTGGTGTACTGGGTGGTGCAGGGCGACGGGATGGAGAAGCAGAGCATCCGATCCTCAGATGTGGGGAAGTACATCAGCACCAAGAGCGTAGGCAGGGACAGCCGGGAGGACATCACCCACAACTACAAATACCCGGAGG GGTCTGAGGAGGAGCGGGCAGTGTTTGAGAAGGCAGAGCATCAGAAGAAGTCCATCggggaggaggatgaggggTTGCACCTCAGGATCAAGGTGTCAGAGGGTGCAAACAAGGGCAGCGACTTCGATGTCTTTGCCGTCGTCAGCAACAACACAGACGAGGAGCGTGTCTGCAGGGTGATGCTGTGCGCCCGCGCCACCAGCCACAACGGCACCGTCGGGCCCCTGTGCGGCCTCACGGACCCAGCTGACATCGACGTTGAGCCCAGGGCAG agaagagggtgCCCCTGCGCATCCTGTACGAAGAGTACAGGGACAAACTGACCCAGGACAACCTCATCAAGGTGGTGGCTCTCCTGAACGATCACCAGACAGGCGACATCCTCATGGCTGTCAGGGATATTTATGTTGAGAATCCAAAGATCAAGATCAGG ATTTTAGGAGAGCCGATGCAGAATCGGAAGCTGGTGGCAGAGATCAGCCTGGTGAACCCCCTCGCGGTGCCCCTGAATGGCTGCGTGTTCGTGGTGGAGGGCACCGGCCTCACCGACGGGCACTTTGTCAAGGAGCT TGAGGAGCCGCTGGAGCCGCAGGCGGAGGCCAAATTCCGGATGGATCTGATGCCGCGGCTGTCGGGGCTGCAGAAGCTGATGGTGGACTTTGAGAGTGACCAGCTGACGGGGGTGAAGGGCTACCGCAACGTCATCATCGCACCCCAGCCCATGTGA
- the KIAA1755 gene encoding uncharacterized protein KIAA1755 homolog isoform X2, which yields MDAGSLDAAVQSALQALYPPFEATAPTVLGQVFRLLETSYQGDGLCCLLQFLIPAKRLFERLRQAACAPYFNRIFLHEGWPLCLHEKVVVHLAPLNPLLLRPGDFYLQAEPCEEHTARVTVKHLSLDLRSVEETPVPEATHALLFTNAWLEEVNSSWAGAPLHTCLVATENGVTPLPWSRIATPEFTDKPRAGADSVPADAWHEPPPETTPELTAPTTLVPHGTANVCTPYSNIVGTIPGCKATSWKSSQGRYPGLIKVEQAGLQKKPAPLAVPSLSEIISQNLEGEYVDLLEQSQEDMDLLTRSLLPPCLPGRIRAGAEVKFPWNGGTGTDAWPCGGALSLEESPCSPCLGRKLIQEPGPHGPKCRQRDSYMAALQNPVSFGSGLMAAILEEPDSPGPELPPATPRETPAQHRKGAGSPKLLTRQSRRAAPGVPGQGGLVQRGSPQLPPGSSHKFSFLKGTRLGAAPGDERVTGQHEGAWKKMSAIYSPRMGRARAAGKGTNAATAALTEERCLESASCKNGPSVPSTGTAGQEPPAWQDLHAGLLRSGIICLPGSSDKLGRALLLVTTSGSAWRAAWCSAAELARLILYLCSLPRQEVKNGERREAKDVGLTVVVDARKQPPAPVLFSALRSVQSVSPGCIHSMLLLAEKELVSHRERLSGVQVETLTSLKALGRHVDSSQLPPELDGAFPYCHGEWVHFFQKLHPFTAGLRRASELLQCCIQELQNTDALAGTQDAATGIRRHQELMQKVLSDPQLVRVQREGGFVLARLRREAARLCASDHVRAGMELAEGLYSQLEEELHDLVSQSNSCLERLEFLRKVRELETEFGKLGSWLDGEAAARLKEMGTEEWSPDCCQGSTEHFKEFLAQATARYQHGLTLCQEAAEVRDTAFPEADAFQVAAALFQTKLMSFSKQLERRQAERELLQELAQFSNKVAGLKLDCRQCSARAQRGEGQALRCLQRSFQKLSVEFALEKLQEMKAQVRRMQSSQGSAAWTEARHKYQETRQILEEMLAELQEAWGAQVDGQGDSSSPPSPGSAAPHTEAPTCRAAPSPEPAALGGRGLAEQPETSTEGPGQSQPSVSPGSTLGVEQGSLQPHCRLGPQGACTSHHHISADTPHLKPKSKASLGAAGHLTQECSQPPRRRPFTLPPWTRFPGAEPPCPTAVPHGAASDPSTPGAPAGPRPEAAQYFQVSSQSSFSSEDSDSQNSTEEAPAASLALPRDLQSPRPPCPSEKAHQIIYLENHHTESSAKGNAK from the exons ATG GATGCCGGGTCGCTGGATGCGGCGGTGCAAAGCGCTCTCCAGGCTCTCTACCCGCCCTTCGAAGCCACTGCTCCCACCGTCCTGGGCCAGGTGTTTCGGCTGCTGGAGACCAGCTACCAGGGGGatgggctctgctgcctgctccagTTCCTCATTCCGGCCAAGCGGCTCTTCGAGCGCCTGCGGCAGGCGGCCTGT gCTCCCTACTTTAACCGCATCTTTCTCCATGAAGGCTGGCCCTTGTGTCTGCACGAGAAGGTGGTTGTGCACCTCGCGCCGCTCAACCCCCTCCTGCTGCGCCCTGGGGACTTCTACCTGCAAGCAGAGCCCTGCGAGGAGCACACAGCGCGTGTCACCGTCAAGCACCTCTCCCTGGACCTGCGCTCGGTGGAGGAGACACCAGTCCCCGAGGCCACCCACGCACTGCTCTTCACCAACGCGTGGCTGGAGGAGGTGAACAGCAGCTGGGCCGGAGCTCCCCTGCACACCTGCCTGGTGGCCACCGAGAACGGTGTCACCCCACTGCCGTGGAGCCGGATTGCTACGCCCGAGTTCACTGACAagcccagggctggagctgacAGTGTGCCTGCAGATGCCTGGCATGAACCTCCTCCTGAGACCACACCTGAGCTCACAGCACCCACCACACTTGTGCCCCATGGCACAGCCAATGTCTGCACGCCTTACAGCAACATTGTGggcaccatcccaggctgcaaGGCCACCTCTTGGAAGTCAAGCCAGGGACGATACCCGGGACTGATCAAGgtggagcaggcagggctgcagaagAAGCCGGCCCCactggctgtgcccagcctcagtGAAATCATCAGCCAGAACCTGGAGGGGGAGTATGTAGACCTGCTGGAGCAATCCCAGGAGGACATGGACCTCCTGACCAGATCCCTGTTGCCCCCCTGCCTTCCAGGGAGAATAAGGGCTGGGGCTGAGGTGAAGTTCCCCTGGAATGGGGGAACGGGAACAGATGCCTGGCCCTGTGGGGGAGCACTGAGCTTAGAGGAGAGTCCCTGCAGCCCGTGCCTGGGGAGGAAGCTGATCCAGGAGCCAGGGCCACATGGCCCAAAGTGCCGCCAACGTGACTCCTACATGGCTGCACTGCAGAACCCGGTGAGCTTCGGCTCTGGGCTGATGGCAGCCATCCTGGAGGAGCCGGACAGCCCCGGCCCTGAGCTGCCCCCTGCCACCCCCCGTGAGACCCCCGCACAGCACAGGAAGGGGGCTGGCAGCCCCAAGCTCCTCACCCGCCAGTCCCGCCGAGCAGCTCCTGGGGTGCCGGGGCAAGGGGGGCTGGTGCAGCGGGgcagcccccagctccccccaggttCCAGCCACAAGTTCTCCTTCCTGAAGGGCACACGGCTAGGGGCAGCCCCCGGGGATGAAAGAGTCACCGGCCAGCACGAGGGGGCCTGGAAGAAGATGTCGGCCATCTACTCTCCCAGGAtgggcagagccagggcagcagggaaag GTACGAatgcagccactgctgctctCACGGAGGAACGGTGCCTGGAAAGTGCCAGCTGCAAGAATGgtccctctgtgcccagcaccggcactgctgggcaggagcctccaGCCTGGCAGGACCTGCACGCTGGGCTGCTGCGCTCAGGCATCATCTGCCTGCCAG GGAGCTCGGACAAGCTGGGCAGGGCCCTCCTCCTGGTGACCACCAGTGGCAGTGCCTGGCGGGCTGCGTGGTGCTCAGCTGCGGAGCTAGCGAGGCTCATCCTCTacctctgctccctccccag GCAAGAAGTGAAGAATGGCGAGAGGCGAGAGGCAAAGGATGTTGGGCTGACGGTTGTGGTGGATGCCAGGAAGCAGCCGCCAGCTCCCGTCCTGTTCTCAGCCCTCCGCTCCGTCCAG AGTGTCTCTCCAGGCTGCATCCACAGCATGCTGCTCCTGGCCGAGAAGGAGCTGGTCTCCCACCGTGAGAGGCTGTCCGGGGTGCAG gtggAGACCCTGACATCACTGAAAGCTCTGGGCCGCCACGTCGacagctcccagctgcccccagagcTGGACGGTGCCTTCCCCTACTGCCACGGCGAGTGGGTTCATTTCTTCCAG AAGCTGCATCCCTTCACAGCCGGCCTCAGGCGGGCATcggagctgctgcagtgctgcatccaggagctgcagaacaCCGATGCACTGGCAGGGACACAG gATGCGGCCACAGGCATCAGGAGGCACCAGGAGCTGATGCAGAAGGTGCTGAGTGACCCTCAGCTGGTGCGGGTGCAGCGTGAGGGCGGGTTCGTGCTGGCCAGGCTGCGCAGGGAGGCCGCCCGCCTCTGCGCCTCCGACCACGTCAG GGCTGGTATGGAGTTGGCTGAGGGGCTGTACAGTCAGCTGGAGGAAGAACTTCACGACCTCGTGTCCCAGTCCAACAGCTGCCTGGAGCGCCTGGAGTTCCTCCGCAAGGTCCGGGAGCTTGAGACCGAGTTTGGCAAG CTGGGGTCGTGGCTGGATGGGGAGGCAGCGGCACGGCTGAAGGAGATGGGCACCGAGGAGTGGAGTCCCGACTGCTGCCAGGGCTCCACCGAGCACTTCAAGGAGTTCCTCGCCCAGGCCACA GCTCGGTACCAACATGGCCtgaccctgtgccaggaggcgGCTGAGGTCCGAGACACGGCGTTCCCTGAGGCAGATGCCTTCCAAGTGGCTGCAGCCCTTTTCCAGACAAAGCTGATGagcttctccaagcagctggagcGGCGGCAGGCAGAacgggagctgctgcaggagctcgCCCAGTTCTCCAACAAG GTGGCGGGGCTGAAGCTGGACTGCCGGCAGTGCTCAGCCCGGGCGCAGCGCGGGGAGGGCCAGGCACTGCGGTGCCTGCAGAGATCCTTCCAAAAGCTTTCAGTGGAGTTTGccctggagaagctgcaggagaTGAAGGCTCAGGTGCGCAGGATGCAGAGCAGCCAAGGGTCGGCAGCCTGGACAGAGGCACGGCACAAGTACCAGGAGACCCGGCAGATCCTGGAGGAgatgctggcagagctgcaggaggccTGGGGAGCACAAGTTGACGGGCAGGGAGACTcctccagcccccccagcccagggTCTGCAGCCCCTCACACGGAAGCCCCAACGTGcagagcagcccccagccccgagccagcaGCGTTGGGGGGCAGGGGGTTGGCAGAGCAGCCAGAGACCAGCACTGAGGGGCCAGGACAGTCCCAGCCCAGCGTCTCTCCTGGCTCCACGCTGGGTGTGGAGCAGGGTTCCCTGCAGCCCCACTGCCGGCTGGGGCCTCAGGGTGCCTGCACCTCTCACCACCACATCTCTGCTGACACCCCGCATCTCAAACCCAAGAGCAaagccagcctgggagcagcaggacaccTCACCCAGGAGTGCAGCCAGCCGCCTCGGAGGCGTCCCTTCACCCTGCCTCCCTGGACACGCTTTCCAGGTGCTGAGCCACCGTGTCCTACTGCTGTGCCCCATGGGGCTGCCTCAGATCCCAGCACACCTGGTGCACCAGCAGGCCCACGGCCAGAAGCTGCCCAGTACTTCCAGGTTTCCAGCCAGAGCAGTTTCTCCTCTGAAGACTCAGACTCACAGAACTCCACAGAAGAAGCCCCAGCAGCAAGCCTGGCTTTGCCTAGGGATCTTCAGAGTCCCAGACCACCCTGCCCCTCCGAAAAGGCCCACCAGATCATTTACCTGGAGAACCACCACACTGAAAGTTCAGCTAAAGGAAATGCCAAGTAA
- the KIAA1755 gene encoding uncharacterized protein KIAA1755 homolog isoform X1 gives MGRLHTMGIAMAQGGLTELCCRGLAQGHALGHQALSSSSREAQSQAARAWGGGGWEAQSWQGSLMRCVLPPSQAPYFNRIFLHEGWPLCLHEKVVVHLAPLNPLLLRPGDFYLQAEPCEEHTARVTVKHLSLDLRSVEETPVPEATHALLFTNAWLEEVNSSWAGAPLHTCLVATENGVTPLPWSRIATPEFTDKPRAGADSVPADAWHEPPPETTPELTAPTTLVPHGTANVCTPYSNIVGTIPGCKATSWKSSQGRYPGLIKVEQAGLQKKPAPLAVPSLSEIISQNLEGEYVDLLEQSQEDMDLLTRSLLPPCLPGRIRAGAEVKFPWNGGTGTDAWPCGGALSLEESPCSPCLGRKLIQEPGPHGPKCRQRDSYMAALQNPVSFGSGLMAAILEEPDSPGPELPPATPRETPAQHRKGAGSPKLLTRQSRRAAPGVPGQGGLVQRGSPQLPPGSSHKFSFLKGTRLGAAPGDERVTGQHEGAWKKMSAIYSPRMGRARAAGKGTNAATAALTEERCLESASCKNGPSVPSTGTAGQEPPAWQDLHAGLLRSGIICLPGSSDKLGRALLLVTTSGSAWRAAWCSAAELARLILYLCSLPRQEVKNGERREAKDVGLTVVVDARKQPPAPVLFSALRSVQSVSPGCIHSMLLLAEKELVSHRERLSGVQVETLTSLKALGRHVDSSQLPPELDGAFPYCHGEWVHFFQKLHPFTAGLRRASELLQCCIQELQNTDALAGTQDAATGIRRHQELMQKVLSDPQLVRVQREGGFVLARLRREAARLCASDHVRAGMELAEGLYSQLEEELHDLVSQSNSCLERLEFLRKVRELETEFGKLGSWLDGEAAARLKEMGTEEWSPDCCQGSTEHFKEFLAQATARYQHGLTLCQEAAEVRDTAFPEADAFQVAAALFQTKLMSFSKQLERRQAERELLQELAQFSNKVAGLKLDCRQCSARAQRGEGQALRCLQRSFQKLSVEFALEKLQEMKAQVRRMQSSQGSAAWTEARHKYQETRQILEEMLAELQEAWGAQVDGQGDSSSPPSPGSAAPHTEAPTCRAAPSPEPAALGGRGLAEQPETSTEGPGQSQPSVSPGSTLGVEQGSLQPHCRLGPQGACTSHHHISADTPHLKPKSKASLGAAGHLTQECSQPPRRRPFTLPPWTRFPGAEPPCPTAVPHGAASDPSTPGAPAGPRPEAAQYFQVSSQSSFSSEDSDSQNSTEEAPAASLALPRDLQSPRPPCPSEKAHQIIYLENHHTESSAKGNAK, from the exons ATGGGTAGACTCCACACCATGGGAATAGCCATGGCTCAGGGTGGGCTtacagagctctgctgcagggGCTTGGCTCAGGGACATGCATTGGGTCACCAGGCTCTTTCATCCTCATCACGGGAAGCACAGAGCCAGGCAGCAAGAGCGTGGggtgggggtggctgggaggcaCAGAGCTGGCAGGGCTCTCTCATGCGCTGtgttcttcctccctcccaggCTCCCTACTTTAACCGCATCTTTCTCCATGAAGGCTGGCCCTTGTGTCTGCACGAGAAGGTGGTTGTGCACCTCGCGCCGCTCAACCCCCTCCTGCTGCGCCCTGGGGACTTCTACCTGCAAGCAGAGCCCTGCGAGGAGCACACAGCGCGTGTCACCGTCAAGCACCTCTCCCTGGACCTGCGCTCGGTGGAGGAGACACCAGTCCCCGAGGCCACCCACGCACTGCTCTTCACCAACGCGTGGCTGGAGGAGGTGAACAGCAGCTGGGCCGGAGCTCCCCTGCACACCTGCCTGGTGGCCACCGAGAACGGTGTCACCCCACTGCCGTGGAGCCGGATTGCTACGCCCGAGTTCACTGACAagcccagggctggagctgacAGTGTGCCTGCAGATGCCTGGCATGAACCTCCTCCTGAGACCACACCTGAGCTCACAGCACCCACCACACTTGTGCCCCATGGCACAGCCAATGTCTGCACGCCTTACAGCAACATTGTGggcaccatcccaggctgcaaGGCCACCTCTTGGAAGTCAAGCCAGGGACGATACCCGGGACTGATCAAGgtggagcaggcagggctgcagaagAAGCCGGCCCCactggctgtgcccagcctcagtGAAATCATCAGCCAGAACCTGGAGGGGGAGTATGTAGACCTGCTGGAGCAATCCCAGGAGGACATGGACCTCCTGACCAGATCCCTGTTGCCCCCCTGCCTTCCAGGGAGAATAAGGGCTGGGGCTGAGGTGAAGTTCCCCTGGAATGGGGGAACGGGAACAGATGCCTGGCCCTGTGGGGGAGCACTGAGCTTAGAGGAGAGTCCCTGCAGCCCGTGCCTGGGGAGGAAGCTGATCCAGGAGCCAGGGCCACATGGCCCAAAGTGCCGCCAACGTGACTCCTACATGGCTGCACTGCAGAACCCGGTGAGCTTCGGCTCTGGGCTGATGGCAGCCATCCTGGAGGAGCCGGACAGCCCCGGCCCTGAGCTGCCCCCTGCCACCCCCCGTGAGACCCCCGCACAGCACAGGAAGGGGGCTGGCAGCCCCAAGCTCCTCACCCGCCAGTCCCGCCGAGCAGCTCCTGGGGTGCCGGGGCAAGGGGGGCTGGTGCAGCGGGgcagcccccagctccccccaggttCCAGCCACAAGTTCTCCTTCCTGAAGGGCACACGGCTAGGGGCAGCCCCCGGGGATGAAAGAGTCACCGGCCAGCACGAGGGGGCCTGGAAGAAGATGTCGGCCATCTACTCTCCCAGGAtgggcagagccagggcagcagggaaag GTACGAatgcagccactgctgctctCACGGAGGAACGGTGCCTGGAAAGTGCCAGCTGCAAGAATGgtccctctgtgcccagcaccggcactgctgggcaggagcctccaGCCTGGCAGGACCTGCACGCTGGGCTGCTGCGCTCAGGCATCATCTGCCTGCCAG GGAGCTCGGACAAGCTGGGCAGGGCCCTCCTCCTGGTGACCACCAGTGGCAGTGCCTGGCGGGCTGCGTGGTGCTCAGCTGCGGAGCTAGCGAGGCTCATCCTCTacctctgctccctccccag GCAAGAAGTGAAGAATGGCGAGAGGCGAGAGGCAAAGGATGTTGGGCTGACGGTTGTGGTGGATGCCAGGAAGCAGCCGCCAGCTCCCGTCCTGTTCTCAGCCCTCCGCTCCGTCCAG AGTGTCTCTCCAGGCTGCATCCACAGCATGCTGCTCCTGGCCGAGAAGGAGCTGGTCTCCCACCGTGAGAGGCTGTCCGGGGTGCAG gtggAGACCCTGACATCACTGAAAGCTCTGGGCCGCCACGTCGacagctcccagctgcccccagagcTGGACGGTGCCTTCCCCTACTGCCACGGCGAGTGGGTTCATTTCTTCCAG AAGCTGCATCCCTTCACAGCCGGCCTCAGGCGGGCATcggagctgctgcagtgctgcatccaggagctgcagaacaCCGATGCACTGGCAGGGACACAG gATGCGGCCACAGGCATCAGGAGGCACCAGGAGCTGATGCAGAAGGTGCTGAGTGACCCTCAGCTGGTGCGGGTGCAGCGTGAGGGCGGGTTCGTGCTGGCCAGGCTGCGCAGGGAGGCCGCCCGCCTCTGCGCCTCCGACCACGTCAG GGCTGGTATGGAGTTGGCTGAGGGGCTGTACAGTCAGCTGGAGGAAGAACTTCACGACCTCGTGTCCCAGTCCAACAGCTGCCTGGAGCGCCTGGAGTTCCTCCGCAAGGTCCGGGAGCTTGAGACCGAGTTTGGCAAG CTGGGGTCGTGGCTGGATGGGGAGGCAGCGGCACGGCTGAAGGAGATGGGCACCGAGGAGTGGAGTCCCGACTGCTGCCAGGGCTCCACCGAGCACTTCAAGGAGTTCCTCGCCCAGGCCACA GCTCGGTACCAACATGGCCtgaccctgtgccaggaggcgGCTGAGGTCCGAGACACGGCGTTCCCTGAGGCAGATGCCTTCCAAGTGGCTGCAGCCCTTTTCCAGACAAAGCTGATGagcttctccaagcagctggagcGGCGGCAGGCAGAacgggagctgctgcaggagctcgCCCAGTTCTCCAACAAG GTGGCGGGGCTGAAGCTGGACTGCCGGCAGTGCTCAGCCCGGGCGCAGCGCGGGGAGGGCCAGGCACTGCGGTGCCTGCAGAGATCCTTCCAAAAGCTTTCAGTGGAGTTTGccctggagaagctgcaggagaTGAAGGCTCAGGTGCGCAGGATGCAGAGCAGCCAAGGGTCGGCAGCCTGGACAGAGGCACGGCACAAGTACCAGGAGACCCGGCAGATCCTGGAGGAgatgctggcagagctgcaggaggccTGGGGAGCACAAGTTGACGGGCAGGGAGACTcctccagcccccccagcccagggTCTGCAGCCCCTCACACGGAAGCCCCAACGTGcagagcagcccccagccccgagccagcaGCGTTGGGGGGCAGGGGGTTGGCAGAGCAGCCAGAGACCAGCACTGAGGGGCCAGGACAGTCCCAGCCCAGCGTCTCTCCTGGCTCCACGCTGGGTGTGGAGCAGGGTTCCCTGCAGCCCCACTGCCGGCTGGGGCCTCAGGGTGCCTGCACCTCTCACCACCACATCTCTGCTGACACCCCGCATCTCAAACCCAAGAGCAaagccagcctgggagcagcaggacaccTCACCCAGGAGTGCAGCCAGCCGCCTCGGAGGCGTCCCTTCACCCTGCCTCCCTGGACACGCTTTCCAGGTGCTGAGCCACCGTGTCCTACTGCTGTGCCCCATGGGGCTGCCTCAGATCCCAGCACACCTGGTGCACCAGCAGGCCCACGGCCAGAAGCTGCCCAGTACTTCCAGGTTTCCAGCCAGAGCAGTTTCTCCTCTGAAGACTCAGACTCACAGAACTCCACAGAAGAAGCCCCAGCAGCAAGCCTGGCTTTGCCTAGGGATCTTCAGAGTCCCAGACCACCCTGCCCCTCCGAAAAGGCCCACCAGATCATTTACCTGGAGAACCACCACACTGAAAGTTCAGCTAAAGGAAATGCCAAGTAA